CACTGCATCGTGCTCCCGTTCTGAGACACAGGGATGCTGCGCTGACGGTCGTTGGTGTGGGACAGTTGTTTGTCGTTGTTTGCCGCGTACGTGCGTCTGGCACGTCAGGTGGTGTCGCCTGTATTTTCTTTCATCGCTCCAACGTGTCCGGCTCGCCGCCGTGGGGCGCGTGAGCTCGACTCCCCGCCCCTACTCCACCACTACACAGCCGATCACACGCCCCCACCACATCGCGtcgtgcgaagcagcccTAGACACGCGTTACAGCAATATGGCCACTCGGTCATCCAAGCACGGTCTCCGCCTCGAActctacccacccacccctcgccTCAGGGCCGCTTCTCTCAACATGCCGGGTGGGGTACGTTGCagtcacgctgacacgctCTGCCCatcatatggatggcacaTGCACGTTCGCTGTTGCGAGTCTCTTCAGCGCAACACTATTCAGGACatgaccgccgacatcagtcGCCGTGCGTTGCTCTGACCTCCTCTACGTCGTAGGCACCTGACCGTGTCTTCACCAAAGGTGGTTCGCCATTTGGCAGGGATAGGGGGGCTTCCTGGCCTCCTCCCACACAGAGTGTGGATGTGCTGAACCGCGAGATACCACGCACGGAGGTGCCCTCCGTCATCCAGGTGCTGATGGTGTTGCGGGCGAAAAAGGGGGCTTCATGTAGTTAGCCCTATGTACATTCGAAGACGCTACGTGTCACGTGGCAGTCTCTGCATGGATGGCCACACCACCTCttcgtatgtgtgcgtgtgtgccgttCCTGCTCAGCACGAGGCATTCGGTTACGTTATTCGTGCAGAAACAACGAAAGAAGGAATTTTTTAAAAGGGCGATGCGGCTTTGTCCTCTACCCGCTCTCCGTATCCACCCTACGGCCGGGATGCAGGAGGGGTGGCGCGTGTCAGGTGCCTGTCTGTGCAGCACGAGCCCCCTCGAGGTGTGCCTCAGAGCTGCCTAGAGATGGGGAacgtgtgcgagtgtgcgcCAGGCATGCATGGTTTCGTTCTGATCCAGCCCGCCACAGACCTGCCATGAAGCCACAGCTCATGGCCGCCTCGGCCCGTATACAGCCGCATGCGCATCCCGTGCGCGTGGAGGTTGTTCCACCCGGTGGGGTAGGGGCGCCTTTGTTCTCTCCTCCAAGTCCACACGCTGCCCTCCactccctcctcgccccctcaTCCACCCCGCACTACTGCTCACGCTATTCCACCTCCATATGccaccttccctccctctcccacacgcgcccccaccaccaccctcacTCACCCGTGCCCAGCAGCGAGGTGTTgcgacgtctctctctctctctctctctctctcgttttcgCTTTGTATTTTTTATGTATTTTCCTTCGGCTTTAGTTGTGGTTGCTGTTTTGCTTTTcgtgtttttgtgtgtgtgtgttgtttgGCCGTTCCCCATTTTGTCGTAGTTTGTCCGACGCGCGCTCGTCATCCCCCTTCCGCGGCGCGTTGATCGGCTAACGCTGTCGCCgtgacgccaccgccacacacacacacacacagacacagacacagacacacagacgtaTAAGGGGAGAAGCGTTTAACTTGTTCGTTGTAGGCGCTGCCTTTCGGGTTTTGCTTTATATGTTGTGGTTGCTGGTGCTCGCGTGCTGCCTTGTGGCAACTTTTTTTGCGTTTGTTGTGAAGGATCTCCTTGCTTGATCAcacgctctcctccctccctccctccctccctccctcccccccgtctctctccctcgctctctctctttatcCCCTGACGTCCGCGCGTGTTCGTCAGTGACGTCGTCTTCTAGTCATCTCTGATCTTCCCTTTGGTTGTGGGCGATTCATTTTTGCGTTCCTTCTCTTCGTGTGCGTTCGTGGGTCTGCCTTCCACACGCGGTGTACGAAGACATTCGCACACGACGGAGCTGTGTACCCAAGCTCACACATACTCGCACGCAAAGcaggcccctccccctctctctgtacAACCACTCTCTTGCTCCGTCTCACGAACCTGGACAtaagcacgcacgcgtgtgcaccaTCAGCTTCCATTCCCCGAACCCTCGGTCAGTGCCTCATCCCTGCTCCCTTCGCCTTCCGTGTGTCGCTGTATCACCAGCAAGAAGAGGGCGACTGGGTGGCAGAGTAGTAAGTaaagaaggcggaggcgcagcgcttCAACGGCGACCGCatccccccctctctctctccccacacccttctccctctttctctttttctttgtaGTGCATCCGAAGTAAACCATACAGTGTTGTCTATCCCAGCCCCatctgcgcacgcgcgtagGCCCTCGTGCGGAAGCCACCACAACACTCCCTCTgcctttcgttttcgtttctcgtctccctcccccccccctcttcctctccccacaccctctccctctccccccctctccctctccctcctccctctcttttttttttgttgtgagcgtctgcctgtgtgttTAGCGtactttttcgttttttgtttgtcgactgtggcggtggtgtctACTGTTCGCCTTCGTCAACGCTCCTGTTCGAGTGTttagctgctgctgctgcttcccgACTCGCACGCGCTATCCCGCTCTCCGTCGGACCCTCCCTCTATTCTtcacccccacacacacacatatatatatatatatagcttcctcttcttcgcttCACGTCCCTCTTTTCGACAGACTAGATCTTAGACTCGAACGCACCGTCAAGACAActccagctgccgccgccgccgccgccctcttccctctcatctctctctctccctcctcctcttccttcccccCAACACTCGTTGGCCATacacgcgcaggcacacagagagagacccTCCAACGTCTGCCGAATCAGATATAAGGACGAAACGAAAGCAGCCAAGGAGCACACGTGTAGGCAGCGCGTCCACTCCTGGTTGTCGCGGGTGTGGAGCCGTCTTCGTGTAGGCAGACGTGCACGCCGGCGAAGGCAAGCTGTCAGGCACAACCGCCACGCTTACTCGCTCTCGTGCGTCTCTCCTCTTTCATTGGCAGAGCGCCACCATCCcccatcacctcctccccccccccccgaaaGCAGAGAGGGCAACGGGGCAGCGACAGAAGGCGGAAAGggggcacgcacacccactcacacgcagacagagagagaagaaccGCGCGCGTCAcattttgttttttgtttgtttgtcgTGATTGTTTCTGAAAAGCTCGCCTCGAGCGTCCCGCCAAGCGTGCTCCTCAGAAAACAATACGTCTGTCTGTGTTCTGCTCGCCTCGCATCCGCCTGCAGGCTCCGTCAGTACGTATACCGCTCACCTgttgcctcctcctcctctctctgacatctctctctctctcggtgtgtgtgtgtgtgtgtatgtgtgtgtgtgtgtgtgtgtgcgtgcgcgcgtttttttttgaaAGGAAACAGGAAGGAAACTTCGCATCTGCGTACGCACACGGAAGTGCcacgcgttgttgttgttcttgttgttgtcgtcATCATTGTGttacatacacacacacacatcttcatccctctccccctcccttctcttgcTTGCGTCCTCTCCTTCATTTATTGTTTGTTGTTTTTACTCGTAGTGCGTCACTTCTTCCTCCGATCCCACCCACACAaaccaccccctccttccaATTTTCTCGGCGTTCTTTGGACTGAGTAgagtctctccctctctctctcttaccccctcctcccttccaACCCCTTCTCACCGCTGCCAATCATGACGTCTGTTGCAGAATCCGTGGCACCAGGGAGTGCACTCGTGGCACTCGACCCCGACCTCGggttcgcagcagcggcgacggctacggaggcagctccgccaccagcacctGCTACAGTTCGGACTCACATCCCATATCAAGTCGAGCCCGGTCCCCTGCACCATTCCGGCGTCTGCCCAGCCTCAGCCGCAAAGACAAACGGTAACAGCAACGGGAGGTCGTCCGCaggcgcggccgctgcggcgtcaaGCGGAAAAAACGTCACcaacgacgccgctgcggcatGCAAAGGCGCTTCGCCGTCGAAACCGCAGGGTCGATCGTCCCCGGCCTCGCGGCGCGTGGCCACTGAATTGCAGGTCGCCCATAAGCACCTCTCTGCCCCTTCACCTGCTACCCGAGCTCTGTCGTCGCAGCTGGagtcgcgcgtgcgctggacGGCAGCTCCGGTGGAAAAGCCGAAGCTCTCGCGCCGGGTGCTCGTCGGTGCCCCCGGCGATCTAACCGGgaacggcagcgccgcgaagAGCAGCTGTCCttcgcgccagcgccgcacccgctTTGTCGACCCCTCGACATCCGCggacggtgctgcagagaCCACTGTGACCGCGCCTcaacggcagcgcgtgcaaCGGACGTCGCCAGCCCACCCGCCTGCTCCcaacggtgccgccgccgtcgccgggcACACGGCGTGGTACATGCACTCGATCCCAAAGCACACTCAGGCCACCCACACCTCTCCGCGGGCCCCCACTACGGCAGAAAGCGCCTCCAGCCAGCCTCATCAGCGCCACACCGTGGTTCGTGTCGAGGCCGCATCCAAGAGCGCCGCCCTTGAATCAGCGTCTGCCTCCGCGTCCGCGTCTGCGACGGACGTGAGCGTTGAGCACTGGGCATCGTCTCCCTCCCATTCGACCATCACCATCGCCGTGGGTAGTCCACAGTCGCAACACCCCGACCTCGCCCCCGCCGTGCAGTCAAAGGTGAGGGACGACGGAGGCAATGGCGTTTCACGCGAAGTGGTGGAGGTCGCCACACCCTCGGTGCTGATCCCAGCTTTCAAAATCGCCGACACGGTAGAAAACGCGAAGGCGTCGGCCGCCTCTGACGCGCCGCAGAAGGAAGCGATCATGACCGCCGAGATACACCGCGACAAGCGCATCGTCATCTCCCGCCCCTCTTCCATGCACGTGACCTGCATGACTGACCTGACGCGTCCGTCAGACGCGTACAAGGTGGCGCTCCGCTTGTCACGCCCGTCCAACGCACTCACCCGCCGCTCCCGCCAGCCGCGCAAGGTGGTGAACGTGTGCCTCACAAAGTACCCTCTCATCCGTAAGATTGCGGAAGAGATGGGCTTTGAGATGGAAACAACGGAAGACGAGCTGAACGAATACAAGTTCAACCTCTGCTGGAGCGATACAGTGCTGTCCCTCATGCGGCTCGTGCGGCTGAGAAACTGGCAGCGCACCAACCACTTCCCATCCATGTATCTGCTCTGCCGCAAGGGGCACCTGAGCACGACGCTGGGGAAGATGCGCCGCAAGCTGCCCTCGCACTTCGCCTACTACCCGCGCACGTGGTCGATGCGGAGCGAGCGGATGCAGCTCACGCAGTACATGGCAGCCGTCCGCCAGCGTCGCATCCTCAAGTACTTCATCTTGAAGCCGAACTCTGGCTGCCAGggccgcggcatcgtcgtGGCGCGCGAtccgctgacggcgctggaCGAACACATCCTTGACAACTACATTGTGCAGGAGTACGTGCACCGCCCCTTGCTGCTGGAAGGCAAGAAGTTCGATCTCCGTGTGTACGTGCTGCTCACCTCGATCCGTCATCCGTCCATCTTTCTCTTCAACGACGGTCTCGTGCGCATCTGCACAGAGCCGTATGAGACCCCGAATGAGGAGAACGTGAAGCAAGCCTGCAAACACCTCACAAACTACGCCGTGAACAAGAAGAGCTCGGAATTCGTCTTTAACACGAATGTCGAGCACATGGACGTCGGCAACAAGCGCAACTTCGGCTTCCTCAACCGCTGGCTCGCCGAGGGCGGCCACTCGCCAGACGTCTTCTGGAACGAGGTCGGCTTTATCGTCGTCAAGACAAtcctcgcggcgcagccgctcatCGCCAAGGTGTACGACTCGTGCTTTCCCACCGGCTTCAACGAGGGCTACTGCTGCTTCGAGGTACTCGGTTTCGACATCCTGATCGACAATAAGATGAAGCCGTGGCTCATGGAGGTCAACCACACCCCGTCCTTCGCCACCGAGACGCCGCTGGATTACCAAATCAAGAGCAAGCTGATCTCGGAGGTATGGAGCATCATCGACTGTAAGGTCACCGATTACGAGAGGGACcggcagcgggagcgcgACGAGTTCGCAAAGCGCAATATGCCGCCGTGGGCAAGCAACCACCCGCTCTACGGGAGCCAGCTCAAGAAGAATACctcgcgcggcgctggcgccgacggcgcggactCGCCCGACCACAACCCTGCGACAACGGCCTGCGCGaacgcagaggaggaggtacCGCCCTACGTGCATGCCCGCCGCAACTTTGAGGACACCAAACTGAAGAATTTCAAGCGCATCTATCCGTCTCCCAACTCAGATGTGCAGCTCGTGTACGACACGATCCAGAGCCTGGCCACGCTGGAGTTCGCCAATAGCCGCCTCTACTACAATAGCACTGTCGCTGCGCCGGTGCCAGTGCCgatgtcgtcgccgccgtcgccgggcGTCCGCACGAGTTCCGCGCTGCCCTTCCGCGTTCGACCACCGTTGCTGGGCCCACTGCTGACAGCCTCGCGTAACGGCAGCTCTAACAGTAGCCCCAGCACGGTCCTGCCGCCTCGCACGCCGGCCACATTGATGACGCCAAACAccacctctgccgcgcaGGGTTCTGGTGCCGCTGGCACAGCAACGCCCATAGCCGCAATCCCTGCCGCACACCTCGCCACCTCCGGCCAAACCGTCACAAGTCCCTCTGTCGCCGCGAACAACGCGTCGGCGCCCGCCGCCCCTTCTGTCACGCCAACTCCCTTGGCCGGTCGCGAGGGCCAGCCTGCCCCTGCCACTATCTTCAACCTAATGGAGAAGGACATtctgcgccgtcgtcgctcaTCGGACGCCCCCAGCAGTGCACTGGCGCTGTCACACACGTCCaccacccgcagcagcaccacaccGTCCGAGAGCGGCGGGACAGCGACCTccacgccggcggccgctCAGTCGCCTCAtccgctgcgcacgcacacgccgcagcTCTTGCCCACCCATGTTAGAACGAACTCGTTCGCCGAAAAGACGCTGTCCTCATCGCAGAAGCCGAGCGTCaaggcaacagcggcagatGACACGGCAGCGAGCAGGGCGAAGCCGCGCGTTGCTGAGGTGCATCGCCTCGTCACCGGGAGTCCACCCACAATGATACCCACAACAATCGACATCCCGGCGAGCCCCTCGGCAAACGATGGCACGCCGGCTTCGAACGCAGCTGCGATGCCGGCCAGCGAGGCCCTGCAGAAAATGAAGCCGATGGAGACGGACAAGCCGGACGATGAGGTGCCGTCGCTAGCTCGCACTGTCGCACCGCATCCCGCGGCCAACGGTCCCATCCATATCTCCAGGCATCCTACCCCAGGACAGAAGTTGCGGACGCCTTCACCGGTGTCAACGCCGAACACGAATGGCCGGCCGCGCGCGAACAGCCACGAACTTTCTTCCATGACGTGCAAGTCCGTCTCggtgagcggcagcacgcgtGACCTTGACCTTAGCGGTGTGGCGCACTCTGGCCGGAGGTCGCAGGAGTGCCAGATGCGCTCTATACTTCCGCACCAAGAGCCGACCGAGGAAGAGCTGGCTCGGCTGGCAACGCTGCAGGCGATGCTGGACtacgaggccgccgccgacccGCAGCCGGACGATGACGATGATGACTACAACCTGACTGAGTgagagagcgacagagggcgtctctccgtctgcgtgtgtgcgcgtgcccaGCCGATCATCACTGCAGGATGAGTGACGAGGCTTATTGGGAAAGCTTAACGGTGCACGCTTTGGATGTGCACACGTTCTCAGCAGATTGCGTGTTTTCTTTACGtcacgcgtgctgctgcttatTGTTGTGCTTCCGTAACTCTTTGTGTGGGCGTATGTTGGTGCGGCGGTACGAGTCGCAGCGAGCGACGCAGTATCACTACGTGAAAAACCAGAGAGGAAGTAGTTGGTGCAGCACAGCTGACAtatctgtgtgtgcggtgcggctgctccctctttctcccgtCCTcgatcaccaccaccctttTGCACACAAAAGTTTTAGCATCatttcttttcgttgttcGCAGGAACGTGTCTGtcttgtgtctctctctctcccccgcctcAGCTGCAGGAAACCCTGCGCACACCcatgcacgcatacacgccGGGGACGCTTGTGTGTTTAACAATAACGGatgggcagcgctgccacttCTCCGCGTCGTTAAGgttcactctctctctctcccccaacacatcatcaccaccaccaccaccacctttgttttgttttgttgttgtttcaTGGGCAAGTTGCCTGTACGAGCCTTGTTCTGGCATTAGACTCATTTTCTCTTGTttttacccccccccctctctccccattgtgtgtgtgtgtgtgtgtgtgtgtgcgtgtgtccttTTTCTATCTCGTAATGTGTGCTTTCCTATGCTAactctctgtgcgcgtgtgtgtttgtgttgcCTTGTTTGAGGGGAACCCAGTAGCCTGTGTGGCCcacgcaccccaccccacccccggcaTCGTGAACGATAGCTGCCAGGATAGTGGAAGTCCGATGATGATGTCAACGGTGAGGCGGACGAGCTCCAGGACTCTGCTGCTATATCGTTCATGTTTTTGTGTGATATGAGGCTTCTTATGTGGTTGCTGCTCTTCGTTGCCGTgatgggtgtgcgtgtgtgtggacggcACCGTGTCGCTCTACGTCGATCTACTCCCATCCACCTCACGGACAACGCCAAAGTGCGTTTCCATGTCAgtgagggggcggtggggtggaggagaggggtCCGCCGCTGCAAGTGTACAGTGGCGTGGCGAAGCTCCGACGGCAGTTGCTGACCCGCACCCCTCGTGAAAGCCGTGCCCGCCCAAGAACTCAAGCATGTGTAACGGGTACTTTTTCTTGCTGGCACGTGCACGTACGGacacgcctcctccctcttcgcctTCCGCCTGCAGCTCTCTGTCcctcgcgccgctgccgctatTTTTCTTGTACCTGCATCGTTCTCTCGCTCCCTTTCTCGGACTTGTGCTTCCCGTGCGCACACGACAAGCATGCTGTTCCCGCCATTGCCGACCTTTGTCGTGGCAtgtcgtggtggtgatggtggtggtgacggcctcggcggcgtcggtgttGCCCGTTGTGTGATGCCCCCTTTACGACACTGATTTCCTTCTGTAAGCTGAACAGACGAAAGACATGTAACCGCaaggcgtgctgcagcacgcgcttcttcttccggtgtgtgtgggaaggggagggaagagggggtggcgcaggctGCCACGGCCCCGCGTTTGCGTCAGCCCCGTCGCGCACGACATGGTAAGAGACATAACGGGGGAGAAGGTGAAACGAACGGCATCACGTAGGATACGAGGGCGAAGCTCTTCACCCTCTCCCTGGCCCCTCTTTCGAGCTCGTCGAGTATGCATAGAGTCACTTGCACCACTCCGACTCACTGGACATCCCTGCACACAACCTCACCCCATCCGCCTTCGtgtcttttcctttttggTCTTTGATCACCCGCtcctcacgcacgcacgctcgCAGGTGTTGCCCACCGACGCGCGAGTTGCACACAGCGTCTCCGCGGTCGCATTCGATCATCATAACCCCAGGCACGGGAGAGGTGGCAGTAATACGcccacacgcatacacagagaAGAGTCACCGTGTAGGATGCCTCCGAAGCGTCGCCTCGCCTCAaagtcgccgtcgtcgcgggagacggcggcggcgagtgcgccaagcaccgccaccaccaccgcctcgtcctcctccctccaGTCTACCATGACGTCGCCAAAGGGCAAGCCGTCGCCGAAGCGTAGTGCGCCTGCTCCCGCAACTGCAGCTCTTACCCCATGCGCAGAAGAACGCACGGAGGGtgccaccagcagcgccagtgCGAGCGCGAGCAGCCACATCAGTTCCAGCTTCGATAGCCCCCGCGACGACACGGTGGTGCTCACTGGGTACACAGCCGAGAGCGAGCACAGCGCGCACGGCTACGAGCGCCTTCACGACATTATCCTGCAAGGCAGCGACACCgacgccgacagcgaggaTGGCAGGGCGAACGAGGATGATGTCATCCTCTTCCCGCACGCTGAGGAGCTCTcgaacgccgctgccggtgtcgGCGGTGATGACGACAACGGCCGTGTAGTGCGTCTGGGAACGACACAGCACCTCGACGAGTCGgacagcagcgaggacgagCCGACGCTGAACCGCGTCGGCGACATTCCGCTGGAGTGGTACAAGGATGAGGACCACATCGGCTACGACATCGAGGGTAAGAAGCTCATGAAGAAGGAGCGATCtgcgctggagcggctgctggaggcgacggACGATCCAAACGCGATGCGCACCATCTACGACGCCCTGCACGACGAGAAGAAGACGCTGTCGAACGCTGACTTGCAACTCATCTTCAACCTGCAGCGCAACCGCACAACGAACCCCAACTACGATATGTACTCGGAGGTGCAGGAGGACACAGTCGTCTTTGATCCGCTCAACCACCCGCTCGCCCGCAGTGGTGGCCCGTCGAAGAAGGCGTTCGTGCCGGCACTGCACGACATGAAGGTGATCGCAAAGATggtgcggcgcctgcgcaagGAGGAAGCGGAGCGCAGGCTGCGCCCGGccaaggaagagaaggaggaagaagatCAGCTTCTCTGGGACGACAGCCACGTGGAGAtggacacgcacacgcacttcAAGTACTTCAACCGCATTCCAAAGCCGAAGCTTCCGCCGCCGGGCACGTTCGAGAGTTACCGCCCACCGCCTGAGTACCTGCCGAGTGAGCGGGCAAAGCAGCGCCAGGCTCGCCTGCGCACCATCGATCGCAAGGAGCACTTTCTGCCGCAGTCCTTCGACGCCTTGCGCCACGTTCCCTTCTATCACCACACCATCCAAGATCGCTaccagcgctgcctcgaCCTCGCTTTCTTCCctcgtgcgcagcgcacgcgtcTTGTGGTGGACCCTGACAAGCTGCTGCCGGAGCTGCCGGACCCGAAGGACCTGCGGCCGTACCCGGAGAAGCTCTCCTTTCACTACAAGGGGCACACAGCGACAGTGCGTAGCGTGTCGGTGAGCCCGAATGGGCAATACCTCGCAACCGGCTGTGACGACCATCTCGTGCGCGTCTTCGAGGTGCAGACGGGCCGTCTCATGAAGCGGTACGACATGGGGGCGCCAGTGCAGCAGGTGGAGTTCTGCCCCTCCACGTCCCTCAACATCCTCGCTGTCGCGGTGGAGTACAGCCTCGTGTTCATTGTGCCGACCTTCGCGGCTCATACCCTGGTGAACGACCACACGATTCGCTTCCTGCGCGCACCAGGGCTGTCGGCGGGTCagcgggaggcggcgcacg
The genomic region above belongs to Leishmania major strain Friedlin complete genome, chromosome 11 and contains:
- a CDS encoding tubulin-tyrsoine ligase-like protein, whose protein sequence is MHSIPKHTQATHTSPRAPTTAESASSQPHQRHTVVRVEAASKSAALESASASASASATDVSVEHWASSPSHSTITIAVGSPQSQHPDLAPAVQSKVRDDGGNGVSREVVEVATPSVLIPAFKIADTVENAKASAASDAPQKEAIMTAEIHRDKRIVISRPSSMHVTCMTDLTRPSDAYKVALRLSRPSNALTRRSRQPRKVVNVCLTKYPLIRKIAEEMGFEMETTEDELNEYKFNLCWSDTVLSLMRLVRLRNWQRTNHFPSMYLLCRKGHLSTTLGKMRRKLPSHFAYYPRTWSMRSERMQLTQYMAAVRQRRILKYFILKPNSGCQGRGIVVARDPLTALDEHILDNYIVQEYVHRPLLLEGKKFDLRVYVLLTSIRHPSIFLFNDGLVRICTEPYETPNEENVKQACKHLTNYAVNKKSSEFVFNTNVEHMDVGNKRNFGFLNRWLAEGGHSPDVFWNEVGFIVVKTILAAQPLIAKVYDSCFPTGFNEGYCCFEVLGFDILIDNKMKPWLMEVNHTPSFATETPLDYQIKSKLISEVWSIIDCKVTDYERDRQRERDEFAKRNMPPWASNHPLYGSQLKKNTSRGAGADGADSPDHNPATTACANAEEEVPPYVHARRNFEDTKLKNFKRIYPSPNSDVQLVYDTIQSLATLEFANSRLYYNSTVAAPVPVPMSSPPSPGVRTSSALPFRVRPPLLGPLLTASRNGSSNSSPSTVLPPRTPATLMTPNTTSAAQGSGAAGTATPIAAIPAAHLATSGQTVTSPSVAANNASAPAAPSVTPTPLAGREGQPAPATIFNLMEKDILRRRRSSDAPSSALALSHTSTTRSSTTPSESGGTATSTPAAAQSPHPLRTHTPQLLPTHVRTNSFAEKTLSSSQKPSVKATAADDTAASRAKPRVAEVHRLVTGSPPTMIPTTIDIPASPSANDGTPASNAAAMPASEALQKMKPMETDKPDDEVPSLARTVAPHPAANGPIHISRHPTPGQKLRTPSPVSTPNTNGRPRANSHELSSMTCKSVSVSGSTRDLDLSGVAHSGRRSQECQMRSILPHQEPTEEELARLATLQAMLDYEAAADPQPDDDDDDYNLTE